From one Planktothrix agardhii NIES-204 genomic stretch:
- a CDS encoding Ycf66 protein — MVNLGLNFSSLVGIALAVSGAGLYFLRSWRPKLARDHDIFFAAIALLCGGILLFQGWRLDPILAFGQFLLTGSAVFFAVESVRLRGIAVVQAKERGPIVDDERYVSDVYRVDAELDELEPTDEYMPMARQIRGSRDTRLSRADAYEDDTVRRRPSSRKSSTVDYPTSAERPRKRRPSPESRPESRSESRPEPTSDWGEPPRERQQRPPRSRSNRPPATPAVDREDWTTSASDAPRSRRRPSASSEYRYSEDRRPNDNSTDYVEYRSVDYSDDEVDSSS; from the coding sequence ATGGTTAATTTAGGTTTAAATTTCAGCAGCTTAGTGGGCATTGCCCTCGCGGTTTCTGGTGCTGGATTATATTTCCTGCGTTCTTGGCGGCCAAAACTAGCACGGGATCATGATATTTTCTTTGCTGCCATTGCGTTACTCTGTGGCGGGATTCTGTTGTTTCAAGGATGGCGACTTGATCCAATTCTAGCCTTTGGTCAATTTTTATTAACTGGAAGTGCGGTTTTCTTTGCGGTGGAAAGTGTTCGCCTCAGAGGAATTGCCGTTGTCCAAGCTAAGGAACGAGGGCCCATTGTGGACGATGAACGCTATGTCAGTGACGTTTATCGGGTGGATGCAGAATTAGATGAACTCGAACCGACGGACGAATATATGCCGATGGCCCGTCAAATTCGCGGGAGTCGTGATACTCGTTTGAGTCGAGCCGATGCTTATGAAGATGATACGGTTCGTCGGCGTCCCTCTAGTCGCAAAAGCAGTACCGTTGACTACCCGACCTCGGCGGAACGTCCTCGCAAACGTCGTCCCAGTCCAGAATCTCGTCCAGAATCTCGTTCAGAATCTCGTCCAGAACCGACCTCGGATTGGGGAGAACCCCCTAGAGAACGGCAACAAAGACCTCCCAGAAGTCGCTCTAACCGTCCTCCCGCAACGCCTGCGGTAGATCGAGAGGATTGGACAACTTCGGCTTCTGATGCACCCCGATCTCGCCGTCGCCCCTCTGCTTCTTCGGAATATCGCTATTCTGAAGATCGCCGTCCGAATGATAATTCAACAGATTATGTTGAATATCGATCCGTAGATTATTCTGATGATGAGGTTGATAGTTCTTCTTAA
- the psbX gene encoding photosystem II PsbX protein, PSII-X: protein MTPSLMNFFYSLLAGILIVVIPATVGLLFISKKDKVIRS, encoded by the coding sequence ATGACACCTTCATTAATGAACTTTTTCTATAGTTTGCTGGCTGGAATCCTGATTGTGGTGATTCCTGCAACTGTCGGTCTGCTCTTTATCAGCAAAAAAGATAAAGTCATTCGTTCCTAG
- a CDS encoding tetratricopeptide TPR_2: MLRRIIQFFKRLIQRLFGKQPTPPSPSVETTPTRTDTEYEALFLQLLETLQPASSRGQIKGWLIGNRVQEAELVAWLERFGTRLQETPSQHEELARRLVFLASLDIGDLGDVAGSIGRSILAQITPQTEVTTSDINEVKPIIDADFIEDGLRVATPVNPSNNIEVSPIINAEFIGGGITNSTAAETPIIQETPVSYQPDIIAEETPIVEETPVNYQPEIIPEETPIIQETPVSYQPDIIAEETPIVEETPVNYQPEIIPEETPIVEETPVSYQPEIIPEETPIIQETPISYQPEIIPEETPIIQETAVNYQPEIIVEETPIIEETPVNYQPDIIPEETPIIQEIPVNYQPEIIVEETPIVEETSPEVKEWFDQGIKQDEAGDFQGALDLFDQILQLQPNHVCVWFYRGNTLRSLGRIEEALSSFEQAIILRPEYADAWNNRGSVLEVLGNMEEALKSYQLAVDLEPNDPYIWNNRGNALSDLGRLEEALESYQQAIKLEPNYFNALYNQGISQLNLGQLEAALISFNRALELQPDDADVWYNKGLTLQDLGQTEAAVAAFEKVRELQPDETDG; this comes from the coding sequence ATGTTACGCCGAATTATTCAATTTTTCAAACGACTGATTCAACGACTGTTCGGGAAACAACCCACTCCTCCGTCCCCATCGGTCGAAACGACTCCAACTCGCACGGATACGGAATATGAAGCCCTATTTCTGCAACTGTTGGAAACCTTACAACCCGCCAGCAGTCGGGGACAAATTAAGGGATGGTTAATTGGTAACAGAGTTCAAGAAGCGGAATTAGTGGCTTGGTTGGAACGCTTTGGCACCCGACTACAGGAAACACCCAGCCAACACGAAGAACTCGCACGACGTCTGGTATTTTTAGCGAGTTTGGATATTGGTGATTTAGGAGATGTGGCAGGAAGTATTGGTAGAAGCATTTTAGCCCAAATAACTCCACAAACCGAGGTTACAACTTCAGATATTAATGAGGTTAAACCGATTATTGATGCAGATTTTATCGAGGATGGGTTGAGGGTTGCTACTCCGGTGAATCCTTCTAATAATATTGAGGTTTCTCCGATTATTAATGCGGAATTTATTGGGGGTGGTATCACCAATTCAACAGCAGCAGAAACTCCAATTATTCAGGAAACTCCCGTTAGTTACCAACCGGATATAATTGCTGAAGAAACCCCAATTGTTGAGGAAACACCCGTTAATTACCAACCCGAAATTATTCCGGAAGAAACCCCAATTATTCAGGAAACTCCCGTTAGTTACCAACCGGATATAATTGCTGAAGAAACCCCAATTGTTGAGGAAACACCCGTTAATTACCAACCCGAAATTATTCCGGAAGAAACCCCAATTGTTGAGGAAACGCCCGTTAGTTACCAACCGGAGATTATTCCTGAAGAAACTCCAATTATTCAGGAAACTCCCATTAGTTACCAACCGGAAATTATTCCTGAAGAAACCCCAATTATTCAGGAAACTGCTGTTAATTATCAACCGGAAATTATTGTTGAAGAAACCCCAATAATTGAGGAAACTCCTGTTAATTACCAACCAGATATAATTCCTGAAGAAACCCCAATTATTCAGGAAATTCCTGTTAATTATCAACCGGAAATTATTGTTGAAGAAACCCCAATTGTTGAGGAAACTTCACCGGAAGTTAAAGAATGGTTTGATCAAGGCATTAAACAAGATGAAGCCGGAGACTTTCAAGGAGCTTTAGACTTATTTGATCAGATACTTCAGCTACAACCGAATCATGTTTGTGTTTGGTTTTATCGAGGTAATACCCTCAGAAGTCTAGGGAGAATAGAAGAAGCATTATCATCCTTTGAGCAAGCGATAATACTGCGACCTGAGTATGCAGATGCTTGGAATAATCGAGGTAGTGTATTAGAGGTTTTAGGGAATATGGAAGAAGCCTTAAAATCCTATCAACTTGCAGTTGATTTAGAACCCAATGATCCCTATATTTGGAATAATCGCGGAAACGCTTTATCGGATTTAGGACGATTAGAAGAAGCCTTAGAATCCTATCAACAGGCTATTAAATTAGAGCCTAATTATTTTAATGCCTTATATAACCAAGGCATTTCACAACTCAATTTAGGACAATTAGAAGCAGCCTTAATTTCTTTTAATCGTGCCCTAGAATTGCAACCGGATGATGCCGATGTTTGGTATAATAAAGGTCTGACATTACAGGATTTAGGACAAACAGAAGCAGCCGTTGCCGCCTTTGAAAAAGTCAGGGAATTGCAACCGGATGAAACCGACGGTTAA
- the aroA gene encoding 3-phosphoshikimate 1-carboxyvinyltransferase, with product MQETIVTTENRETEQILTIHPPKSGLSLQGRIRIPGDKSISHRALMLGALAKGVTTIEGLLLGADPRSTAQCFSRMGAEISELNSERVEVKGIGLGNLQEPLEVLDAGNSGTTLRLMLGILASHPGRFFSVTGDSSLARRPMSRVTKPLQQMGATIWGRQGGSYAPLAVQGQALRPIHYVSPIASAQVKSCILLAALMTEGETTVTEPALSRDHSERMLRAFGANLTVEPDTYSVTVKGPAELHGQHVVVPGDISSAAFWLVAAAIVPGSELVVENVGVNPTRTGILEALEKMGANLQLDNERTVAGEPVADIRVKYSLLKACEIGGDIIPRLIDEIPILAVAAAFAEGTTIIKDAEELRVKESDRITVMATQMSQLGAKISERPDGLEITGGFPLNGTEVDSDTDHRIAMSLAIAALNCQGKTTIHRAEAAGISYPNFVATLTEICTV from the coding sequence ATGCAAGAGACTATCGTAACAACAGAAAATAGAGAAACTGAGCAAATATTAACAATACACCCCCCCAAATCGGGATTATCCTTACAAGGTCGCATCCGCATTCCTGGGGATAAGTCAATTTCCCATCGGGCTTTAATGTTAGGAGCCTTAGCCAAAGGTGTCACCACCATCGAAGGGTTATTGTTAGGAGCAGACCCCCGCAGCACCGCCCAATGTTTTTCTCGGATGGGGGCAGAAATTTCCGAGTTAAATTCCGAACGGGTAGAAGTCAAAGGCATTGGACTGGGTAATCTGCAAGAACCCCTGGAAGTTTTAGACGCCGGAAATTCCGGTACAACCCTACGATTAATGTTAGGAATACTCGCCTCCCACCCCGGACGATTTTTTAGTGTCACCGGGGATAGTTCCCTGGCACGTCGCCCCATGTCCCGTGTTACTAAACCTTTACAACAGATGGGGGCCACCATTTGGGGCCGTCAAGGGGGGTCTTATGCACCCCTAGCGGTTCAGGGTCAAGCCCTGCGCCCGATTCATTATGTTTCCCCCATTGCTTCAGCCCAGGTGAAATCCTGTATTCTGTTAGCCGCGTTGATGACGGAGGGGGAAACCACCGTTACCGAACCCGCCCTGTCCCGGGATCACAGTGAACGAATGTTAAGGGCATTTGGGGCTAATTTAACCGTTGAACCGGATACTTATAGTGTAACGGTTAAAGGGCCAGCAGAACTGCACGGTCAGCACGTTGTAGTTCCGGGGGATATTAGTTCGGCGGCTTTTTGGTTAGTAGCGGCGGCCATTGTTCCCGGGTCGGAATTAGTCGTGGAAAATGTGGGGGTAAACCCGACTCGCACAGGGATTTTAGAAGCCTTAGAAAAAATGGGAGCGAATTTACAATTAGACAATGAACGGACTGTGGCGGGGGAACCTGTGGCGGATATTCGAGTTAAATATAGTCTGTTAAAAGCCTGTGAAATTGGGGGGGATATTATTCCTAGATTAATTGATGAAATTCCGATTTTGGCGGTGGCTGCGGCTTTTGCTGAGGGGACAACTATTATTAAAGATGCGGAAGAATTAAGGGTGAAAGAAAGCGATCGGATTACGGTAATGGCGACTCAAATGAGTCAATTGGGAGCTAAAATTAGTGAACGTCCCGACGGTTTAGAAATTACCGGGGGTTTTCCTTTAAATGGGACAGAAGTTGATAGCGATACGGATCATAGAATTGCCATGAGTTTAGCGATCGCGGCTTTGAATTGTCAAGGAAAAACTACTATTCACCGCGCCGAAGCTGCCGGAATTTCTTATCCGAATTTCGTGGCTACGTTAACCGAAATTTGTACGGTTTAA
- a CDS encoding serine/threonine kinase protein, translated as MLILTLLDPQQKTPLRQWTFAQEAVIRVGRAADNQVVIVDSLVSRYHLELHRPTDETLNSLWLLVSKGTNGTFVNGVLMNQGLVGDGALIELAKDGPLLQIQLQASVIAIPATPPSCKHQGNTPGNLFCIHCGLPILVERTIRQYQVLRTIGQGGMGTTTLAWDSTTAKSAVPVVVVLKEMNADMAQIAKAQELFEREARTLKALNHGGIPQFYDFFVEDGKKYLVMEMIHGTDLEQYIHQRGPVIPQQAIQWMIQTCEILDYIHSLDPPLIHRDIKPANLLLRRRDHRIVVLDFGAVKEIGTPPGTRIGAEGYSAPEQDRGQPLTQSDLYAIGTTLIFLLTAETPLKFYGKRGNSYGFELDNVPTITPQLRKVIEQATEYRPKDRYPTAQSLSQALAQCLN; from the coding sequence ATGTTAATTCTAACGTTGTTAGACCCCCAACAAAAAACCCCCCTGCGACAGTGGACATTTGCACAGGAGGCGGTAATTCGAGTTGGACGGGCGGCGGATAATCAAGTTGTAATCGTTGATTCCTTGGTTTCCCGTTATCATCTGGAGTTACACCGTCCAACGGATGAAACCCTGAATTCCCTTTGGTTACTCGTGAGTAAGGGAACAAATGGAACCTTTGTGAATGGGGTTCTCATGAATCAGGGTTTAGTCGGGGATGGTGCTTTAATTGAATTAGCAAAAGATGGCCCCTTATTGCAAATTCAACTTCAGGCCAGTGTCATTGCTATTCCGGCCACTCCTCCCTCCTGTAAACATCAAGGGAATACGCCGGGGAATTTATTCTGTATTCATTGTGGGCTTCCCATTCTGGTTGAACGCACAATCCGACAATATCAAGTATTGAGAACCATCGGACAGGGAGGAATGGGAACAACCACCCTAGCCTGGGATTCTACCACGGCTAAATCGGCTGTCCCTGTTGTCGTTGTTCTCAAAGAAATGAATGCGGATATGGCACAAATTGCCAAGGCCCAAGAATTATTTGAACGGGAAGCCCGTACCCTAAAAGCCTTAAACCATGGGGGAATTCCCCAGTTTTATGACTTTTTCGTGGAAGATGGCAAAAAATATTTAGTCATGGAAATGATCCATGGCACCGATCTGGAACAGTATATCCATCAACGGGGGCCAGTAATTCCCCAACAGGCGATCCAGTGGATGATTCAAACCTGCGAGATATTAGACTATATTCACTCCCTCGATCCGCCTCTAATCCACCGAGATATCAAGCCTGCCAATTTGCTGTTGCGGAGACGGGATCACCGCATTGTAGTTTTGGACTTTGGAGCCGTGAAGGAAATCGGAACGCCGCCCGGAACCCGCATCGGGGCTGAAGGATATAGCGCTCCTGAACAGGATCGAGGACAACCCCTGACTCAATCGGATTTATATGCGATCGGTACAACCTTAATTTTTTTACTGACCGCCGAAACACCCCTCAAATTCTATGGTAAACGAGGGAATAGTTATGGTTTTGAACTCGATAACGTTCCCACGATTACGCCTCAACTGCGAAAAGTGATTGAACAAGCCACGGAATACCGACCCAAGGATCGCTATCCAACGGCTCAATCTCTATCTCAAGCTTTAGCCCAGTGCCTAAATTGA
- a CDS encoding protein serine/threonine phosphatase: MVVCPQCQFENPNLNKFCQSCGTSLTQKYCPECAATVPLNTLECHNCGTVTGTVYLAVVSPSSLVAAQPDQLESLNNDHLEGANTVEEAISDRIETEPLTPETPQESDPTPAAIEPEEEIFSQADIEAITIAPQDALSPSGEPSSQDMESLELPIGAYLDPQQRYQLLEPLPPLQSGETLTVKVLDTQPLQVSPLKALEKQDSTPSDKQLQTFIITAAQPYFSLASEHSNYFPRLQDAWEQPFYSVIILEDFTNFPLLSDLWSNKKNTAKQIVYWLEDLVKLWVLLEPWNCRQSLLEIQNLRFFSEDSQQLCLKQLYFESPNSALSLSDLGLLWQELFEQSQRTYVGSLKEKLRDLIEGKIQTVEQLQKDLMVVLDEINFPSTSTPQPIDRTETPPSSLNQAPTVIPAQKLKSLEAVGRTDIGRQRDHNEDCFGMETQIKIQETPQGQTSSVRGLYILCDGMGGHAGGEVASQMAVDTLKDYFQNQYPHGLPTAEILQDAILQANEAIYTENQQGVRSGVGRMGTTLVMALVVGHQVAVAHVGDSRLYRLTRTHGLQQVTVDHEVGQREIQKGIDPELAYSRPDAYQLTQALGPREEQFVHPEVQFLEIEEDTVLIIASDGLTDNNLLEIFCETQLEPLLKPETPLSTAVDSLIALANQHNGHDNITAIVVRAWV; encoded by the coding sequence ATGGTCGTTTGTCCCCAGTGTCAATTTGAAAACCCTAATCTAAATAAGTTTTGCCAAAGCTGCGGTACTTCCCTTACCCAGAAATATTGTCCTGAATGTGCGGCTACCGTTCCCCTAAATACCCTGGAATGTCACAACTGCGGGACAGTAACTGGAACAGTTTATCTAGCCGTGGTTAGCCCTTCGTCCTTAGTCGCTGCTCAACCTGATCAATTAGAATCTTTAAATAATGACCATTTAGAGGGGGCCAATACCGTCGAGGAAGCGATTTCAGATCGAATTGAGACTGAACCCCTTACTCCTGAAACCCCTCAAGAGTCAGACCCAACACCTGCGGCTATTGAACCCGAAGAAGAAATTTTCTCCCAAGCAGATATCGAAGCCATCACCATCGCCCCCCAGGATGCCCTGAGTCCCTCCGGTGAACCGTCATCGCAGGATATGGAATCGCTCGAACTCCCTATTGGAGCCTATTTAGACCCCCAACAGCGTTATCAACTCCTCGAACCCTTACCTCCGCTACAGTCAGGAGAAACCCTGACGGTGAAGGTTTTAGATACCCAGCCCTTGCAGGTGTCTCCCCTAAAAGCCCTAGAAAAACAAGATTCTACCCCATCAGATAAGCAATTACAGACCTTTATTATTACGGCGGCACAACCCTATTTTTCCTTAGCTTCCGAGCATTCTAACTATTTCCCTCGCTTACAAGATGCCTGGGAACAGCCTTTCTATAGTGTGATTATTTTAGAAGACTTTACTAATTTCCCCCTATTATCTGACCTGTGGAGTAACAAGAAAAACACAGCCAAACAAATTGTTTATTGGTTAGAGGACTTAGTAAAACTCTGGGTATTGTTGGAACCTTGGAACTGTCGTCAAAGTTTATTAGAAATTCAGAATTTAAGGTTTTTTTCTGAAGATTCTCAACAGTTATGTTTAAAACAATTGTATTTTGAATCGCCCAATTCTGCCCTGAGTTTATCGGATTTAGGATTATTATGGCAGGAGTTATTTGAACAATCCCAACGGACTTATGTAGGTTCCTTAAAAGAAAAATTACGCGATTTAATTGAAGGAAAAATTCAAACCGTTGAACAATTGCAAAAAGATTTAATGGTAGTTTTAGATGAAATTAATTTTCCCTCAACCTCAACCCCCCAACCGATAGATCGAACAGAAACCCCGCCATCGAGCTTAAATCAAGCTCCAACGGTAATTCCGGCTCAGAAACTCAAATCCCTAGAAGCGGTGGGACGTACCGATATCGGACGTCAACGGGATCACAATGAGGACTGTTTTGGGATGGAAACCCAAATCAAGATTCAAGAAACACCCCAGGGACAAACAAGCTCCGTCCGGGGTTTATATATTCTCTGTGATGGGATGGGAGGACACGCCGGAGGGGAAGTGGCGAGTCAAATGGCGGTTGACACCCTGAAAGACTATTTTCAAAACCAATATCCCCATGGACTCCCCACGGCAGAAATCCTACAGGATGCAATTCTTCAGGCAAATGAAGCGATTTATACTGAAAATCAACAGGGAGTCCGTTCCGGTGTGGGTCGCATGGGTACAACCTTAGTGATGGCCTTAGTGGTTGGTCACCAAGTGGCGGTGGCTCATGTTGGAGATAGTCGGTTATATCGTTTAACTCGCACCCATGGGTTACAGCAAGTTACCGTTGATCATGAAGTCGGACAACGGGAAATTCAAAAAGGAATTGATCCAGAACTGGCCTACTCTCGTCCCGACGCCTATCAATTAACCCAAGCCCTAGGGCCGAGGGAGGAGCAGTTTGTTCATCCAGAGGTTCAGTTTTTGGAAATTGAGGAAGATACGGTTCTAATTATAGCATCCGACGGCTTAACGGATAATAACCTCTTAGAAATATTCTGCGAAACCCAACTTGAACCCTTACTCAAGCCCGAAACCCCTTTATCCACAGCAGTAGACAGTTTAATTGCTCTGGCGAATCAACATAATGGTCACGATAATATTACGGCTATTGTAGTTCGAGCTTGGGTTTAG
- a CDS encoding single-stranded-DNA-specific exonuclease RecJ, translating to MWQIQPNLDTPDWIIPIIQEYAPQISGKYVAQLLLHRGIQTPQQLLGFLNYNCYQPSSPFEFGIEMERAIERLILARNQQEIITIWGDFDADGITATSVLWDGLGQFFNQENQQLSYYIPNRLTESHGLNCAGIDQLYQQGCQLIVTCDTGSTNLKEIEYANQLGIDIIVTDHHTLLEERPPVVAIINPRYLSLDHPLYHLSGVAVAYKLIEALYETLPDIPQRPLEDLLDLVAIGLIADLVQLKGDCRYLAQLGIKKLQQQLKNPTRPGVAKLLDLCKRTGDRPTDISFGLGPRINAVSRIYGDAKFCVELLTSKDKKRCQELAIETELANTRRKGLQKEVSHDVMKKLKKIDLSTTQVIVLSDPQWQGGVLGLVAGQIAQEYGRPTILLSTEGSIDLSNYQQEISDNSEVKLARGSARSVNQIDLYELVKSQAHLLHRFGGHPFAAGLSLPIKNIPIFIDAINRQMREKLESDLSDIGQRNIQVDLVCTVAELGFDLFQELKLLEPCGMGNPVPKILIKNCWFTNAWNTSEKDLRGKKVQYIKTTFELWDQSISTGFPGVWWGHYKDELPEGILDVIVELDFNTFKEQYEIRILELRFAQDQNPPASINLANHPILDYRNQNFNQPLSDHLLILNDCPTCWEDLQSWFRRAHTEKRPLVIAYTLPELLPPEKIWEQLIGIAKYLSRTHQPVTIQQLRNQLNLGVIPLKIGFKILQQLGFDIEYQDQKLDISWEKLSSFYASETLNQLIQNFLDTIQEEQFRRRYFCKIPLSTLESIAIQTIIKEGNKN from the coding sequence ATGTGGCAAATTCAACCAAATTTAGATACTCCTGATTGGATTATCCCAATTATTCAAGAGTACGCTCCTCAAATTTCAGGGAAATATGTGGCTCAATTATTATTACATAGAGGTATACAAACCCCTCAACAATTGCTAGGGTTTTTAAACTATAATTGTTATCAACCATCTAGTCCATTTGAATTTGGAATAGAGATGGAAAGGGCAATTGAGCGATTAATTTTAGCCCGAAATCAACAAGAAATTATCACAATTTGGGGGGACTTTGATGCCGATGGAATTACCGCAACTTCCGTATTATGGGATGGATTAGGACAGTTTTTTAACCAAGAAAATCAGCAGTTATCCTATTATATACCCAATCGTTTAACCGAATCTCATGGATTAAATTGTGCTGGAATTGATCAATTATATCAACAGGGATGTCAGTTAATAGTTACTTGCGATACCGGAAGTACCAACTTAAAAGAAATTGAATATGCGAATCAATTAGGCATTGATATTATTGTTACCGATCATCATACTTTACTTGAAGAAAGACCTCCAGTAGTTGCTATTATTAATCCCCGTTATTTATCTTTAGATCATCCTTTATATCATCTATCGGGGGTGGCGGTTGCTTATAAATTAATTGAAGCATTATATGAAACTTTGCCCGATATTCCCCAACGTCCCTTAGAAGATTTATTGGATTTAGTCGCCATTGGTTTAATTGCTGATTTAGTTCAACTTAAAGGAGATTGTCGCTATTTAGCTCAATTAGGAATAAAAAAATTACAACAACAATTAAAAAATCCTACCCGTCCAGGGGTTGCCAAACTGTTAGATTTATGCAAACGAACAGGCGATCGTCCTACCGATATTTCCTTTGGTCTTGGCCCTCGAATTAATGCCGTGAGTCGCATTTATGGGGATGCTAAATTCTGTGTTGAACTTCTAACCAGCAAGGATAAAAAACGCTGTCAAGAATTAGCGATAGAAACCGAATTAGCTAATACCCGGCGCAAAGGATTACAAAAAGAAGTTAGTCACGATGTGATGAAAAAATTAAAAAAAATTGACCTATCTACAACTCAAGTTATTGTGTTATCTGATCCGCAATGGCAAGGAGGAGTTTTGGGTTTAGTGGCGGGTCAAATAGCTCAAGAGTATGGACGACCGACCATTTTATTAAGTACAGAAGGAAGCATAGATTTAAGCAATTATCAGCAGGAAATTAGCGATAATTCAGAAGTAAAATTAGCCAGGGGTTCTGCTCGTTCAGTGAATCAAATTGACTTATATGAATTAGTCAAAAGTCAAGCCCATCTTTTGCATCGTTTTGGGGGTCATCCCTTCGCCGCTGGGTTGAGTTTGCCAATAAAAAATATTCCGATATTTATAGATGCAATTAATCGCCAAATGCGAGAAAAATTAGAATCTGATTTGTCGGACATTGGACAACGAAATATTCAAGTTGATTTAGTTTGTACCGTTGCCGAATTAGGGTTTGATTTATTTCAGGAATTAAAACTATTAGAACCCTGTGGTATGGGAAACCCAGTTCCTAAAATATTAATTAAAAATTGTTGGTTTACTAATGCTTGGAATACTTCAGAAAAGGATTTAAGAGGGAAAAAAGTTCAATATATTAAAACCACCTTTGAACTATGGGATCAGTCTATATCAACTGGATTTCCTGGGGTATGGTGGGGACATTATAAAGATGAGCTACCCGAAGGAATATTAGATGTGATTGTAGAACTCGATTTTAATACCTTTAAAGAACAATATGAAATTAGAATCTTAGAATTACGTTTTGCTCAAGATCAGAATCCTCCAGCCTCTATTAATCTTGCTAACCATCCTATTTTAGATTATCGTAATCAAAACTTTAATCAACCTTTATCTGATCACTTATTAATTCTCAATGACTGTCCCACCTGTTGGGAAGATTTACAATCTTGGTTTCGCCGCGCCCATACTGAAAAAAGACCTTTAGTGATCGCTTATACCCTACCCGAATTATTACCGCCTGAAAAAATTTGGGAACAACTGATCGGTATTGCCAAATATCTCAGTCGCACCCATCAACCCGTGACTATTCAACAACTCCGAAATCAATTAAACTTAGGAGTAATTCCCTTAAAAATTGGTTTTAAAATCTTGCAACAATTAGGATTTGATATTGAATATCAGGATCAAAAGTTAGATATTAGCTGGGAAAAATTATCCAGTTTTTATGCTTCTGAAACCCTGAATCAATTAATCCAAAACTTCCTAGATACCATCCAAGAAGAACAGTTTCGCCGTCGATATTTCTGTAAAATTCCCTTGTCAACCCTCGAATCAATCGCGATTCAAACCATCATCAAGGAAGGTAACAAAAACTGA
- a CDS encoding hypothetical protein (conserved hypothetical protein) encodes MFSCYQLNFSGQPKPEILYDGFCPLCIRSMTLLCYCDWFQQFNYIPVEEQWTTLQKTYPQLSLEACLAEIHLIFPNGSVKTGFFALREMIHYLPLLWPLLFILYFPGASLLGPKIYSFVASRRKRLTRCSFDSCSLK; translated from the coding sequence ATGTTTTCCTGTTATCAACTCAATTTTTCGGGTCAACCAAAACCGGAAATTCTTTATGATGGTTTCTGTCCTCTGTGTATTCGTTCCATGACCCTTTTATGTTATTGTGACTGGTTTCAACAATTCAATTATATTCCCGTTGAAGAACAATGGACGACCCTTCAAAAGACCTATCCTCAGCTTTCTTTAGAAGCCTGTTTAGCTGAAATTCATCTCATTTTTCCTAATGGTTCTGTGAAAACAGGTTTCTTTGCATTGCGCGAAATGATTCACTATCTACCCCTTCTCTGGCCGTTATTATTCATCCTTTATTTTCCGGGTGCTTCCCTCTTAGGGCCGAAAATTTATAGCTTTGTGGCTTCCCGGAGAAAACGCTTAACACGATGCAGTTTTGATAGCTGTTCTTTAAAATAA